The DNA region GGCCCAATTTGCTATATTACTTTCATTAGAAGAAAAATCCATTCCATATTCGTAAAAGAACCAATCCGAACGGAGTTAATTTGGCTAAGATTAAGAACACTCGTCATCTttgttcaccaaaaaaataactaTGCATATGTATGTAGGGAAAATTATTCGGTTGAtacaaaaacttttgcaaagTTTCACCGGCGAtacaaaaacttttttttgtaataatttgatacaaaatCTTACAAAATGATACAATCAACTATATTCCGTCAATTTCGCTAACGCCATTAACATTTTTATGACATGGCACCCACGTGTCACATGATATCTGATGTGGCCTTACtgtcataataaaaaaatcatttctaattaaataaaatagaaataaattgaaatttaaaatttttgaattaaaaaatctTATCTCCTTAAGAAAAACTATCCTTCCTATCGCTCTCCTCTCTCTTGTCTCTCTCTCCTGCCGCTCTATCCCGTCTCTCTCCCCAGTCTCTCTCCTCATtttgtttctctctctctctcctttgtGAAACTTGCGGCGAGCAGAAAAATGGAGCATGGTAAACGGCATTCATATGATTTAATCTTAGGAGAAGTGAAGCTGAGTGCTCGACGTTCTCAGGCTCTGGAGAAAGCTTCCTCCCTGAGCTCAAATTTGAATCACCTACTGTTGAGGAGTCTGCGAACATATGATTTAATCTTTggagtttgattttgataatCTAAACAAAAATGATATTCTCACACCCAAAAAGAAAGTTTCTTTGACCACTCACAAGCCAATTTCATTACATGAAGCAATGGTGGCTTCTTCAGGATCAGTTGATCCATTCACCAAAGTCGAGAACAAAAATAGGACTTGCACCCTCAGAGCTGCACTCATCTGCTTCCACCTTCTTAATCTTCAAATCATTCCGCCTCGGTGTCGTTATACCAATGATGTTAACCATGTTGGCAGGAGCTCTGTAGGGGGAGGGGTCGCCGTCGAGGGCCACCCCATCCATGACCCGAGAGGTTTGGAACCAGATCTTTTGAGTGATAACCCGAGAAATCTGGGTTCAGACTTCCCAGACCTCTCACGTCAAGGGTAAGGGCGCCCTGGCCCCACTCCCCGAGCGCTCGACAAGGCCAACAGTCAAgggaaaaaattttaaaaagaaaaaaagaggagggTTGGGGGGGAAGCGGTGGCCCCAGTTCGTGGGCAGTCCGGTAGAGATGAGAGAGCCCCAATTAGGGTCGGGATGGGGCCAGAGGAGAGCCCCAATTAGGATCGGGGGTGGCTGAGGAAAGGGGTGGGAAAGGGAAGACGATGGGAGAAGGGGGAGGTGGggaaggaaaaagagagagatgttcttttttattatttctttaactttttattttattttattttaattaaaatttaaaattgggAGTGAATTTTTTAGTTAGATATTTGTGCCACGTGGAATAATATCTAACATGTAAGGTGCCACGTCAtaaaaatgttaacggcgttagCGAAATTGACGAAATGTAGTTGATTGTATCATTTTGTAAgattttgtatcaaattgttacaaaaaaaacgTTTTTGTATCTCTGGTGAAACTTCGCAAAAGTTTTTGTATCAATCGAGTAATTTTCCCTATATATGTATGGTGGAATTATTTTTCCTCAATTATGAACAtagtaaataggcaatttagtccctgactTCGCAGATTACGTCAATCGGATTCCtaacttattttttgcatcaatttggacCTTAAGTTTGtcaatttgcatcaatttggtccttagACATCAATTATATCCTCCATTGAAAATTACATCAATTACGTACTCtactaaaagaaattatatcaattaaattatcacTACATCAATTGGGTCCTTTTTTTTACGTAAAGTACGTAAATAGCTTCTTTTAGTACATTAATTCATTTCGTCGTCACAGTATTAATTATAACATTGATCGAGGAGCATATTACATAgtttaaataatttcttttttaaaaaaaaatttcctttatTCCTTTCtaactatttaaaaaaaacagtGGGGGAGCCCTCACCAGAGCTCTTCCTCATTCGTGGTCCCCTTTGATGACCTCGGCTGGGGAGGAGGTCACCAGCAGGGTAGCCCTCACCGGAGCTCCCCCTCAAaaattctttctcttttttttttctttcaagaaAGACGAAAAAAATGGCATTGTTTTGAGGATGAACCCAAAACGTTGTCATTttgagtctttttttttttcaagaaagATAACAAAAATGACATCGTTTTGAGGATTAACCCAAAATGATGTTGTTTTGAGTGCACCACTCAAAACAACATCATTTCATcgtcttttaaaaaaaattaaaaaaagaagaagaagaatttgTGAGGAGCCCCCCAGGCAACCTCCCCTCCCCCCTCCTCGGCCAAGGTCGTTGAAGGGTATTAGACCCTCTAGTGACCTCCCCCAGGGCGAGGTCGTCTTTAGGGGAGCCCCCATAGGAGCTCGCcacttttttcttctttttttttgtgtgtaaaaaggaaaaaaggatattgaaagaaaaaggaaaaaaaaaagagacaagTACGTAACATGCTCCTTAATTAATACTGTCAGACTAATTTTGACGGAATGACCTAATTGATGTACCATAAGGAACCACTTGATGTATTCTGCGTCACAAATGACCCAACTTATTTAGTAAGGATGTAATTGATGTAATTTCCTTCAGTTGAGGATgtaatttatgtaattttattcGGTGGAGGATGTAATTGACGTAAAAGAACCTATTGGATGTAAATTGGAAAAGTAGGAAATCAAATCGATGcaaatcgacaaatttaaagaCCAAATTAAcgtaaaaaaataagttataGATCTGATTGACGTAACCTGCAAGAGCAAATTACCATTTTACtcttataaataattatttcaacGGAACACGACGGAATCGAGGTGGTATGTGAGGCAGCAGAGGTCACCGCCCTGCACGTATCCAATTTAGCAAAAACAAGAAGATTGAAAGGGCAACACTGTcccagagagagaggaaatcAATCTTGGAAAGACTGAGACGCTTCAAAGCGATCTCCCAAAGATTTGGTCTGAACatttagataattaattaacaaaaaaaaaccagcAAAAAGTCCAACCATTAATAATTagccaaaacaaaaaaaaaaaaaagaacacaaAGCAGTTGGGGCTGTGGTGTTTGGGCCCGCTCCCAAAGATTCCTTGGGGACTCCCAAATCTCCTAATTCTCTCTTCCTTGACTTGATGTCTTCTGGCAAAAACAATTAAATTCACCCAAAGaaaacaattaaattaaattcccTTGACAATGATATCCCACATTCCCCAACTTGGCCTTTCACCAAATAATAGTCACCATGTCCCCcattttaagtttttaattaacccCTCCTTCCAACTCAAATTCCCTGCTCATTTTACTTTCATCGTAttatacaaattgcaaaagaaaACGAATAATCCATTCTATTCCCTTTTTACTAAtcaaattctttctttttcaatcaAATAGATGCTAATAATTCATCCGTAGTATCGAAATCTAGCCGCACTTTACCGGTATTTTATTCGCTTTTAGAGAGAATGTGCTGGGAAATTATATCTAGTGACATATTCTAATCTTATTCAATTGGACTTAATAACCACACCGACACTTGCATCTTCGTAAGAGTGATATTATTGGGACTGCTAATAtgaatagatatatattcCCACGATGCATTGAAATATTGATTGCTAATATTCACCATGCATGGTAAGATATTTTTTCTCCATATATAAGAGGAGTCGTAAACTTAGTAAAGAGATAGAGATagtaaaatcaaaataaaggGACACGACAAGTTCATCGACGTGATATGTTTCATATGCGGTTTTCTGTTACAATCAAGAACCCAACCCAATATTATGCCAAACAGGAACTTTTTGGCAAGCCTAACCATGACAAAATTCAGAGACATTTGGTGCATTTAATGATACTATTTAGAGGAAGACTGACTCATCATCGATACACACTAACTCCGAGATAATAATGGTGAGGTGACCGACTAGCCCATCTCCACACCTAAAGCAATATATACCCGACCTATTCaaccaaaagagaaaataaaaataaaaaattttacccGACCAGAGCAATAAATGTTTGAGTGAAAAATATGACTAAACCGATCGTTTAACTAACACGCACAATTTTATCCTTAGTGAATGTGTACGTGTATCAAACTTATGCAAGCAAACCGACATTTCATCCTACACAAGATTATGTAGGCGATGCTTAAAGATTGATCGAAACTATGGCATTATATCAACAAGAATCCCGCACTCGACAAACAGAAGGGAAGACAACGATATCTCTCACCCAAAATGCGGATTCGATGCTTTCGAACTTCACATCGCATTTGCTAATCTCTAGTCACGCAATATCGAGAAATGTAATTATTTATTCCAAGCATTTGGTTGTCATCAGGGTGGTGAAtaaagtttttcttttctaatttattacaTGTTATAGtcagaaattaaatttaaaaatcccCTGGTCAGGGTTCCGTACTAGAAGGCCCTGTAATAATTTGAATCAGAAGCATCGGCGAGATACGACCATAtctcaatttaattaattagatgtttcttttttaatttcgaGGATAATTGGGCCTTCAAGAGTCGCCCCGTCAAGGCAAAAACAAAACTCGAGCTTCACGCAGCTTCTCCCCAagtcaaattatattattatttttcctcttcttttttaattttcaataaaatttggCTGAAATGGCCtgctaaaatataaaaaccCTCCGAATCATAAAACCTATccatttataaaattcaaatatgaGATATCATGTAAAGAAAATGAGATAGTCGCTTGAATTAGTCCGGGTTGATTTattaattgtaatatataattaacgaTATTGGAAggaggagaggaagagaaCGAGGGGGGCACGTGGAAACGACAGCGCACTGGAAGAGGGAAACGTGTGTGGCGGTGCGGTTCTTTGCTTATGCATGGAGATTAGGGAAAGATACTGTTGTCTCCCCTCTTCCTTCCCCCTCTTTTACTTTCCCCCATTTCCCGCTTGCTGACGAAAGGCATTCAAATCAAAATCTCCCCGCTTTTACCTCTACCTTTTACTGTGCAAGTAAAAAGACAACGTGAAAGATGAATCGATATAAGTGCAATCGCACACAACTATTGGAAACTGAatattacttatttttcaaataataattttacttgttccaattcaattttattttttaaaaattcaataatttaaaaaaatttaataataaattctcaatttactttcacatgtatatatactttacatatatatatatatattctcacacatcaatatatttatcaacattTGCATGCATtacataaaatcaaattaaattaaatcacttatCCAACTGAAAGTAAAAGATTTCACGTTTGATTTTCCGTCAACAAAACTACATGTACTTtcttatataatatttcattttcttatgtCAAATTCATGAACTTTTCttataaatgagaaaagaagTGAAAGTACAACTGTACAATTATTTATCACTCACCAAACTTTAAAcatgaaaggaaaagaagaagaagaagaagaagaagaagaagaagaagaagaagacattaTTTGTGATAGTAACACGAGTTTATTGTGATGATATTTCCATTTCATGTGTTAGCCGAGCTCATGAGATAGTTATAAGTGTAGGTTTTGAATGCCTATTGAACGTGCGGCATGCTAGGGGTATGCAGGTTACTAGCAGTCTTGAACCGTCACATTAGGAACTCGGCGCATATGCAAGAGGTTGTCAACAATTGCCTGGACATCTGAATATACTTGCACGAGAACATAATTAATGAGATGGCTTGCTAAACATACATAAAGGGAACCTTGTTCAAGTTGGTGCTTAATCAAGCCAAGATTACACTCATGGGCACTTCCAGTCCGACCTTATGGGGTCGTACTCGTATGATGACATATGCTCCAAGTTTAATTCAACACAGTTTCATCGTTCATGTAGTTTTATCGTATAATAACATATGCTCTAAGATTATCAACCGTCGAATCGGACGTGTCATATTAAATGAGAAAATCATCGCACTGTGGTAATATAGTTAGTTTGATTGCATCATGtattagttttttcttttttttgaatttaccCTTTATTAGGTTATTTTGCCACTTAGTATTTCTTTTGGTAAAAAGAAACtgtaaaaatagaaattttattgCTATTGTGCGTGTGTTTGGAAAGGAGTCTTTTCagggaattttttttgtttttgtttctaCGTTCATTTCATATTCTTTGCCGCAGATTGGGAAACCGTGTCGGTTATTTCACGAGCTTTGATTTGACGGCGGCTAGTCCTCTCCTTCCCTTCACGTTTGACCTCCGGTCAACCCCCCTTTCCCTTCCTCTTTTTCCGACCAGTTATTTTTACTGACACAGACACAGACCGAGAACAAGACCGACCGGTCCGATCCATCCGGCaatcccaagatctcgcgaGACGATCAATTTCTCGGGacacatcatcatcatctccttcccctctctctctctctctctcatttggAGGTCGCTCCGAAGTGGATTTCAGAATCTCAGCGCCATGACAGCTCATCATTAAtcaaatgaattattttattttttttaaacccGCGACTCTGATGTAATTGGCAATTTACGATTTCATCTAGACATGTTGGTGGGATCACAGGACTCTCAGTTTATTAGTTACGAGTAATTCTCACAATCACTAAGGATTAACATGACACTATGATTAACAGCATTTGAAACGACACGATAATACGATATGGATATGACACGAAGTTAATCGGATTAGAGCTAAAGTTAAATGTGTTTCGTGTCTAAACTGATCAAACCCATTTAGACGGGATAAATAAACGTGTTTAAACGGTTCGACCCTTGTAATCCATTTAAACAAGATTAGACAAGTTTATATTATGTGTTATCgtgttattaaatttatttcacatattgtattaatttatagaagaaaatacactaaaataatctaaatttgtttatataaagcacctatttatgatatttttattaagtCAATCGTGTAGTAACGtataattaaagttaatagtGTGATATGATGTAGGTATAATATGTATTTAAAGGTAATAGTGTTATATTGTGTAGGTAAgtatacatatacatttaGAAACGCTTAGTTAGACGGGTTAGACGTGTCATATCCGTGTTAACCTGTAATTAAACGTATCGTGTTCGggtttagaatttttttacaCGGACTAATTTAGACACGATCTGTTTAAACACGATACGACACATATTATCACCCATACTCGGCACAAATCAACTGTACGACCCGATATTGCAAGCGAAAGCCTTCTCTATCAATTGGATTCACCTCGTGGTCCCATATGagcagattttcttttttcttttgaatgaGATAAGTGGACTGTCAGTCGCAGTGCAGTGCATGTTTCCAAAATCCACTAGAGTAACATTTTGGCAGCGATTAAGTCGACGCGCAAATGGAGACTATGAACATATCGCGATCTCATCTcatcaaattaaaaagaaagagggaaaagaaaaaagacgaAGAAATCGATTGGATTAGGGATAAAGAAAgcagatttgcaagatttCTTAGAAGCAGAAAGATTTGGTTTTCATTTTCAACTtcataaagaaaagagagagagagagagccatTGACGCTGACGGCTTTATTAAAAGACTTtcattcccccccccccccccccccatccCCTTCTTCTCTCCTTCATCCTTCTCCCATTGATTCTACTCTACAGACAGAGCACATACATAAAGCCAAAGTGCACCGAAACAGAGGAACTCTGTTTTTCCCTTCACCTTTTCCTCCATTAAAAGTCTCTCCTTTATCTTCCAATTGAAGAGCTGCAATTCCCTTTTAATGGCGAGAAACGGCGGGTTTTCGCGGCGGAGGAGGTCGGGCAGCGCCGACGGGTTCGACCTCTCGCCAACCGATTCCGAGGAAGCCCACGTCCTCGCGGTCGACGACAGCCTCGTGGACCGCAAGTTCATCGAACGTTTGCTAAAGACTTCGTCTTGCAAAGGTTGGTTTGTTGCTTACATTTCGAATCCCCATGTCAATCTGAGGAGGCTTTCGTTCTTGTTTTGGGAGAATACCTGAAATGGGTTTTGTGGATTGACGTTCAGTGACGGCGGTCGATAGCGGAATGAGAGCTCTGCAGTTTCTGGGTCTAGACGAGGAGAAGTCCCCTGTCGATTTCGATGTGAGTTGAAGCTTCAAAATTTGCTCATTTGATCCCTGGGAGCTGGTTTTGAATATTGAATTTTGAACATTGAGCTGAAACTTTCATCCATAAACAGAGTTTGAAGGTCGATCTGATCATCACAGACTACTGCATGCCCGGAATGACCGGATACGAGCTGCTCAAGAAAATCAAGGTAACTGAAAGTTTCCCCGGAATGACCGGATACGGACGGCCGTTCGAGGAATTAGTCTCGGTCGATATATATGTCGAGAGCGGCTGGTGGTCTTACCCATTCGCTAATTTTATGTCTGAAAATCACTGTCCTGAGCAGGAATGCTCCGCTTTGAGGGAAATTCCGGTAGTGATCATGTCGTCGGAGAATGTCGTGGCGCGAATCGACCGGTAAATTTCTTGCCCTTTTTAGTAACTCGaatatttctttttgggtCTGTGTCTGCAACGAAGTTTACgtcttgaaatttattttattttattttatttattctttttgtatatgCAGATGTTTGGAGGAAGGCGCGGAAGATTTCATAATGAAGCCGGTGAAGCCGTCGGACGTGAGACGGCTGAAGGACTACATGGCGAGGGGATTCCGGGGAGAATCCTGCGAGAGGAACAATCACAAGCGGAAGCTCCACGACCATAGCTCCGATCACCTCTTCCAATCCTCATCACCTTCGGTTTCGCCCGCCTCGTGGTCGTCGACGTCGCTGACTTCGGGGTCCGCTGACCCTTCATCGCCGCCGTCGGTCTCTTCATCGCAGCCTCAATCGCCGTTGATAGCTTCGTCGGCGCCCTCTTCTCCCTCGTCCTTGGAAATTTGGAATCACCGACCAGACGGCTCAGAATGACCAATTGAGACTAGCGGATCCGTTGGGACGGGTCGTGTCGGGTCCcgagttctctctctctctctctctgtgtaatttctcttcttttgtGGGGACAGTAAAGTAAATGTGgtagttaaatttataaaaagtttttctttatttttgcccctatttacctctttttttttttaaagaaaattatggCAATGGgttacaatttttttcttttactaatAGTGGTGAATACACTGACTTATCAGATCTCTCCCATATTAAATTCCAGTTGGTTTCCGGTTGAGTACAACAAAATTAGGAAGGCCGGAACAACATTCGCCTTCCCGGGAAACACTATCCGATCCCATCTCTAAACGGTCACTTGTAATTCTAGAATCACGGTAGGTATAATAGTTCCGAATATACATGCCATGGTTCTGAATATACAAGAGATCATTCAGAGGCGGGACTGtgtataattttcttttccagaaGGGAGATTCTATTCGAGGTTTAAATCGCGAGCGGGACCATTACGTGCCGTGATTTCGAGGTTAATGAGTCTCTCTATCGAGGGAAGTGATTGATCGGGAGAGGCACGAATGGGAAATGGGAGATATTGGG from Punica granatum isolate Tunisia-2019 chromosome 3, ASM765513v2, whole genome shotgun sequence includes:
- the LOC116199917 gene encoding two-component response regulator ARR5-like, which produces MARNGGFSRRRRSGSADGFDLSPTDSEEAHVLAVDDSLVDRKFIERLLKTSSCKVTAVDSGMRALQFLGLDEEKSPVDFDSLKVDLIITDYCMPGMTGYELLKKIKECSALREIPVVIMSSENVVARIDRCLEEGAEDFIMKPVKPSDVRRLKDYMARGFRGESCERNNHKRKLHDHSSDHLFQSSSPSVSPASWSSTSLTSGSADPSSPPSVSSSQPQSPLIASSAPSSPSSLEIWNHRPDGSE